From Hydractinia symbiolongicarpus strain clone_291-10 chromosome 11, HSymV2.1, whole genome shotgun sequence, the proteins below share one genomic window:
- the LOC130614435 gene encoding uncharacterized protein LOC130614435, whose translation MEKNWKSFESTAMHIPEENLTYQSWLQSVEYANPISFETLSHVTTFENANNILMTELKSFKVNDHSCVTRFPSSTYHPLQDVRILWVNADDFQNNQAEKHGNIRFFTTSLDFIKPMNFYIVEFIDNCLQPVARVLVTGKKYPQLKHFNINVENDGPIFLDSSDNWMKYISFKRKNWSFFEEFKIEIMLESPGKCNSMFDRINYVKCVNPKSIVKNDRYVEKIEAYDCEFGELRYTLFHFRHRFENKYTILGLTASTQQCIQTIVTTELTRQWYPLKTRQFCSNNSPNYLIRHLAFDKSLYQREIQWEDEGTVEDLHYIFTRSGELPDALTMISKIMDSVGKMRYHRSFKEVFELFIDHFKSEEAQARVQEAIIKFIFFH comes from the exons atggag AAAAACTGGAAATCATTTGAGAGCACGGCAATGCACATACCGGAAGAAAACTTGACCTATCAATCATGGCTGCAGTCAGTCGAATATGCTAACCCAATCTCCTTCGAAACCCTCTCACATGTCACTACATTCGAAAATGCTAACAATATCTTAATGACGGAATTAAAATCATTTAAAGTTAATGATCATTCATGCGTAACAAGATTTCCAAGCTCCACTTATCATCCCCTTCAAGACGTAAGAATTTTGTGGGTCAATGCAGATGATTTTCAAAACAACCAAGCTGAGAAACATGGCAATATACGCTTTTTTACAACGTCTCTTGATTTTATTAAACCTATGAACTTTTACATAGTAGAATTTATTGATAATTGCTTACAACCCGTGGCGAGAGTGTTAGTCACAGGAAAGAAATACCCACAGCTGAAACACTTTAATATCAACGTAGAAAATGACGGTCCAATTTTCTTAGATTCTTCGGACAACTGGATGAAGTACATATCTTTCAAGCGAAAAAACTGGTCATTTTTTGAAGAGTTTAAAATCGAAATCATGTTAGAATCTCCTGGGAAATGTAACTCGATGTTTGACAGAATAAACTACGTGAAATGCGTAAATCCGAAATCGATTGTTAAAAACGATCGGTACGTCGAGAAAATTGAAGCCTACGATTGCGAATTTGGGGAACTTCGCTACACTTTGTTTCATTTTAGACACAGATTTGAGAACAAATACACAATACTGGGCTTAACTGCGAGCACGCAGCAATGCATTCAAACTATTGTAACGACAGAACTTACACGGCAATGGTATCCATTAAAAACAAGACAGTTTTGCAGTAACAACAGTCCAAATTACTTGATAAGACATTTAGCTTTCGATAAATCATTGTACCAAAGAGAAATCCAATGGGAAGACGAAGGAACGGTCGAAGATTTACATTACATCTTCACAAGAAGTGGTGAGCTGCCAGACGCATTGACAATGATATCGAAAATAATGGACAGTGTTGGGAAAATGAGATACCATAGGTCATTCAAGGaagtttttgaattatttattgATCATTTCAAAAGTGAAGAAGCACAGGCTAGAGTTCAAGAGGctataataaagtttatatttttccaCTAA